The genomic interval CCTTCTCCGGGAAGGCCAAGGGGGCGCCGCGCGAGCTGCGCCTGGGGTACGCGATGGCGGTGCTGCTGGCCTCGGCGCTCATGTTCGCGCGGGTGATGGTGGAGGTGGCGGTGGTGCACCCGCCGCTGCTGCAGCTCGTGGCGGTACCCATGGGGGCCATGGCCCTCACGCTGCTCGGGGCCGGCGTCCTCTTCTACCTCCAGGCGCGCTCGGTGCGCGACGAGGGCACCCAGGTGGAGTTCGCCAACCCCTTCGCCCTGGGCTCGGCGTTCAAGTTCACGCTGCTCTTCGCCGTGGTGCTGCTGGGCGCCCGGGCCGCCACCGAGTACCTCGGGCAAGGCGGTGCGTACCTCGCCGGCGTGCTGGCGGGGCTCACGGACGTGGACGCCATCACCCTCTCCATGGCGAAGCTGGCCCAGGGCGGCTCGCTCCCCGAGCCCGTTGCAGTCACCACCATCTTCCTGGGCACGGCCTCCAACACCCTCACCAAGGGCGTGATGGCGACGGTGGTGGGCGGGTGGAGCTTCGGCCGGTGGGTGCTGCTCGCCTTCGGCGCGACGCTGGCCGTGGGCGCGCTGGCGCTCGGCATCACGTACTGGTTGTGAGTGCTCTCCTCACCGGGGCTGAGGGAGGGCGCAGCAACTGCACGCCGAGGTGTACGGAAGCGCACGAATTGCACCCCTCCCTCCGGATTCCCGGGCAGATCGGCTGGCATGCAACTTCCAAGCAGGGTGTCCTGGAAAGGAGGAACGCCCATGAACCCGTCCGCGCCCATTCCGCAAGACAGTGAGCGTCTCTCGACGCTCTCCTGCATCCAGTTGCACGGAGCCTTCGATGCCAGAGCGGCCCGGGATGTCCTGGCGCTCCTCCAGCGTCAAGCCGACGCGGGCCACCTGGAGCTGGATTTCAGCAAGGTGAGCACCTTCCAGGACTTCGCCCTGGATCTGCTCGTCCAGGGATTGGGCCGGCTGCCGGGGCTCCATCTGAAGACGCGGGGGATTCCCAGCCACCCGGCGCGGGTGCTCCAATACCTGAGCATCGACCCGCACACGCTCGCGCCCATGCGCCGGAGCCTCCAGTGCCCCGCCTGTCTCCCGGTGAGCGACCATCGGGACCTCGACGACTGAGCGGCTCCCCCTTCATCCGTCCCCATCGAGACCCCTCCTTGCCCTCCCGGGCCCGGTCGGGAGAGGCTTTTGCATCCGCCTGCTCGTGCTCGTCGTCCTGTCCGACAGGCACAAGCAGGTCTCACGTGCCCAGGGGGGCGGATGAGCCAATCCTCTTCATCAGGAGCCTCGGGGTGCCCCCCCGAGCAGGTGCTGGCCGGCTTCGCATCGGGTTCGCTCCCGCGGACGGAGCGCTCGGCGCTCGAAGCACACCTGGCGCGATGCAGCGTGTGCTTCGAGGTGGTCTCCGCACTGCTCGCGGAGCTCGGCCCCGCGGCCAGCGTCTCGTCACCGGCCCAGCCGGCCCCCGTGCTGGCTCGCGGCACGGCCATGGGGCGCTACCTGCTGCTCGATCCCATCGGGGTCGGTGGCATGGGCGTGGTGTACTCGGCGTATGATCCAGGGCTCGACCGGAAGGTCGCGCTCAAGCTGCTCTCGCCCCACGGTCCTCACGGAGCCTCGTCTCCCGAGGGGAGGCTCCGGCTGCAACGCGAAGCCCGCGCCCTGGCCCGGCTGTCCCATCCCAACGTCGTCACCGTCTACGACGTGGGTACCGAGGGCGAGCAGGTGTTCGTGGCCATGGAGTTGGTGGAAGGGCAGACACTCGGGACGTGGATGTCCGCCGGCGCCCACGGCTGGCAGCAGGTGTTGCACTGCTTCCAGGAGGCGGGCCGGGGGCTCGCCGCCGCCCATGCGGTGGGGCTCGTCCATCGCGACTTCAAGCCCGACAACGTGCTCATCGGACGCGAGGGCCGGGTGCGCGTCACGGACTTCGGCCTGGCGCGGGTGACGGAGGCCACGCCGGACCCCCGCCCTGAAGACGGAGTGGGGGCCGCCCCTGGAGCGCGCACGGGTGCCCAGCCCTCGAGCCTGTCGGGCACCCAGGCCGGCACTCCCCGCTACATGGCGCCCGAGCAGTGGCTGGGCGCGGCCTCGGGCCCGTGGACGGATCAGTTCAGCTTCTGCGTGGCGCTCTGGGAAGCGCTCTACGGCGAGCACCCCTTCACCAGCGGCCCACCCGCCGCGCTGAGACAGGAAGTGGTTGCGGGCCACCTTCGCACCGCGCCCGCACAGCGGCAGATTCCCACGCGAATCCACGCGGCACTCGTGCGCGGGCTCCAGTCGGAGCCCTCGGCGCGCCACCCTTCCATGGAGGCACTGCTGGCCGTCCTGGAGATGGATCCGGCACGGCGGCGCAGGCGCGTCGCGGCGCTGGTGGGAGCGAGCGTGTTGCTGGTGGGGTTGCTGGGGGCGGGCCTCGCGCAATGGACGTACCGCTCGGCCCAGCTGTGTGCCGGAGGGACGGCGCGCGTCCAGTCCGCGTGGGGAGCCGCGGCCCGGGAGAGCGTGCGCCGCGGACTGCTGGCCAGCGGGGCACCCGGCGCGGAACGGACCTGGGAGCTGCTCACCCAGCGCGTGGATGCCTACACCTCGGACTGGGCCTCCATGCACCGCGAGGCCTGCGAGGCCACGCGCGTCCGGGGTGAGCAGTCCGAGCAGCTGCTCGATCGCCGCATGCTGTGCCTGGAGCATGCGCTGCGGCGCATGTCGGCCCTGGCGCGTCAGCTGGAGCACGCCGATCGCGCCACGGCGGACAAGGCGCTGGACGCAGTGCATGCGCTCCCCTCGCTGACCGAGTGCGCCAACACGGCGGCGTTGCTGGGAGCGCCGGGGTTGCCCCAGGAGGACTCCGTCCGGCAGCAGGTGCTCACGCTGCGCGGGCAGCTGGCGGAGCTGGAGACGCTCAAGGAGCTGGGCCACCTGAAGGAGGCGCTCCCGCGCGCCGAGGCGCTGACCCGGGCCGCCGAGGCGCTGGCCTACCCTCCCCTGCAGGCTGAGGTGCTCCTCCTGGAGGGTGAGCTGCTGCAACTGGATGAGCAGATGCCGCGAGCCATCGAGCGGGTCCACCTGGCGGCGCTCCGGGCGGAGAGGGGGCACGAGGACACGCTCGCCACGCGCGCCTGGACGATGCTCGGCAGGATCCACGGCGTCGAGCGCAAGGAGTTCGCCGAGGCACACCGCAGCATCGACTATGCCCAGGCGAAGCTCGACCGGCTGGGCCACCGGGACCTGCTCCTGGAGACGGAGCTGCTGGGGATCCGGGCGGGGCTGGCGGACCGGGAGGGGAAATACGCCGAGGCGATCGCGCTGGACCAGGAGCGCGTCAAGGTCCTGGAGCAGCAGCTCGGGCCGGACGCGCCCGCGCTGGCCAGCGCCCTGTACGGACTGGCCGCCTCGCTCTACATGCAGGGGCGCCTGGATGAGGCCCATACCGCCATCCGCCGTTCCGTCGCGTTGAGCGAGCGTCACTGGGGACCCGAGACCCTGAAGCTCGCCACGGGGCTCAACCTGCTCGCCATCATCACCAAACACCGGCATCAACTGCCCGAGGCCCGCGAGGCGTATGAACGCGCGCTGCGCATCCACGCCCGCCTGTCCGGTGAGACGTCCTCCCGTTACGCCCAGACACTGGCCAACCTGGGCTCCCTGTTCAACGCCCTGGGAGAGAACGAGAAGGCACTCGCCGCGTTCCAGCGCGCCGTGGACATCGAGCGCGCGAGCAAGGAGCGGGACACGGATTCCCTGGCCAATGTCCTCACGAACATGGCCTCCGTGTACCGGCAGCTCGGGCGGTTCGAGGAGGCGCTGGCGGTCAACCAGGAAGCGCTCTCCCTGCGCACCGCGAAGTTCGGTCCCCGCCACGTGCTGGTGGGGGTGTCGCTGGACTCGATGGGCATCTCGCTGATGAAGCTGGGGAGGCACACCGAGGCCCTGGAGCACTTCCGGCGCGAGTTGGAGATCTTCACCGCCTCGTTCCCGGAACATCACCCCCATGTGGCCACGGCCCACTACCAGGTGGGGCTGGCGCTGACCCGGCTGGGGCGGCTCTCCCAGGCGCGCGCCTCCCTGGAGCGGGCGCTCGCCATCTTCGAGCGGCATGCGGACCTGGGCCCCGAGCAGGCGGAGACCCGGTTCCGTCTGGCGCTGCTCCAGTGGGAGAACGGCGGCGCGGATCGCTCGCGGGCGCGTCAGCGGATTCTCGAACTGCGAGAGCAGCTGGAAAAGGAAGCCCGTGCCGAGGTGGACGAATGGCTCGGCAATCATCCCGCATCTCCCTGAGTGCTAGACTGCCGGCAGCCTCATGTCATTACCCTCGCCGCCTGCCCCTCCTCCCGAGCCCGACCTCTCACCGGCAGGGCTCCGCGCACGGGCCCTCGCGCTGCTGCCCCCTCCGGCCGCTCGCGCACTGGAGAAGGAGGAGCAGCTGGGGCCGATCCTCCACGCGCTCTTCGAAGCAAGCGCCCAGGGCCGGGCACGGTTCGAGATAACGGAGGACGAGTTCCTCGAGGCGCTCCTGCGGCAAGTGCCGCCAACGGGGGATGCGCTGGGGACGCTGCGGTCCCTCCACGCCGCGGACCTCGCGCTGGCATTGGGGTGCGCCGCGGGCCACCCGTTGGCCCTGGCCGGGTTCGACCAGCGCTTCGGTGCCGCGATGAGCGCCGCGCTGCGGCGGTTGGATCCCTCCCCCTCCTTCGTCGACGAGGCGCTACAAGCCGTGCGCGAGCGGCTCTTCCTGCGCCGGGAGCGGAGCGGCCCG from Archangium lipolyticum carries:
- a CDS encoding STAS domain-containing protein, producing the protein MNPSAPIPQDSERLSTLSCIQLHGAFDARAARDVLALLQRQADAGHLELDFSKVSTFQDFALDLLVQGLGRLPGLHLKTRGIPSHPARVLQYLSIDPHTLAPMRRSLQCPACLPVSDHRDLDD
- a CDS encoding tetratricopeptide repeat protein, whose product is MSQSSSSGASGCPPEQVLAGFASGSLPRTERSALEAHLARCSVCFEVVSALLAELGPAASVSSPAQPAPVLARGTAMGRYLLLDPIGVGGMGVVYSAYDPGLDRKVALKLLSPHGPHGASSPEGRLRLQREARALARLSHPNVVTVYDVGTEGEQVFVAMELVEGQTLGTWMSAGAHGWQQVLHCFQEAGRGLAAAHAVGLVHRDFKPDNVLIGREGRVRVTDFGLARVTEATPDPRPEDGVGAAPGARTGAQPSSLSGTQAGTPRYMAPEQWLGAASGPWTDQFSFCVALWEALYGEHPFTSGPPAALRQEVVAGHLRTAPAQRQIPTRIHAALVRGLQSEPSARHPSMEALLAVLEMDPARRRRRVAALVGASVLLVGLLGAGLAQWTYRSAQLCAGGTARVQSAWGAAARESVRRGLLASGAPGAERTWELLTQRVDAYTSDWASMHREACEATRVRGEQSEQLLDRRMLCLEHALRRMSALARQLEHADRATADKALDAVHALPSLTECANTAALLGAPGLPQEDSVRQQVLTLRGQLAELETLKELGHLKEALPRAEALTRAAEALAYPPLQAEVLLLEGELLQLDEQMPRAIERVHLAALRAERGHEDTLATRAWTMLGRIHGVERKEFAEAHRSIDYAQAKLDRLGHRDLLLETELLGIRAGLADREGKYAEAIALDQERVKVLEQQLGPDAPALASALYGLAASLYMQGRLDEAHTAIRRSVALSERHWGPETLKLATGLNLLAIITKHRHQLPEAREAYERALRIHARLSGETSSRYAQTLANLGSLFNALGENEKALAAFQRAVDIERASKERDTDSLANVLTNMASVYRQLGRFEEALAVNQEALSLRTAKFGPRHVLVGVSLDSMGISLMKLGRHTEALEHFRRELEIFTASFPEHHPHVATAHYQVGLALTRLGRLSQARASLERALAIFERHADLGPEQAETRFRLALLQWENGGADRSRARQRILELREQLEKEARAEVDEWLGNHPASP